The genomic interval TTAAATAGAAATATAAACATGGCAAAGATCGGATATGCAAGGGTCTCCACAAAAGACCAGAATTTGGACTTACAATTGGCAGAATTAGAAAAAGCTGGTTGCGAAAAGGTGTATTCCGAGCACAAAAGCGGCATAAAAGCCCGTTTAGAGCTAGCAGAAGCGATAAAATACCTTCGAAAGGGAGACATACTAGTCGTGTACAAATTCGACCGTCTAGGACGTTCTTTAAGAGATTTACTAAACATCATTTCAGAGTTGCACGAAAAAGGAGTATCGATACAATCTCTTAAAGACAATATCGATACGTCATCCACATCTGGCAAATTAATGATGCATATCTTCGCAAGTCTTGCTGAATTTGAACGTGACCTTATCGTTGAGCGCACCCAAGCCGGACGCAAAGCAGCCATGGCAAAGGGCAAGAAA from Segatella copri carries:
- a CDS encoding recombinase family protein is translated as MAKIGYARVSTKDQNLDLQLAELEKAGCEKVYSEHKSGIKARLELAEAIKYLRKGDILVVYKFDRLGRSLRDLLNIISELHEKGVSIQSLKDNIDTSSTSGKLMMHIFASLAEFERDLIVERTQAGRKAAMAKGKKMGRPKLKRHTKAKATVSLYKNGMTIDEIQKQLGIKSKSSIYRFLRIEGIEPTRKPHICKKK